A genomic region of Gemmata massiliana contains the following coding sequences:
- a CDS encoding M20/M25/M40 family metallo-hydrolase translates to MQAALDWLNKNHEEIVQGLAELVAIQSISTDGEHNPEIDRTAKLTCDQMRQAGLHNVDVLKVGQSLPYAYGEWLEAPGKPTVFLYAHHDVQPVNFVEQWLSDPWKLTRRDGRLYARGSADDKGAISAQLAAIAAYRKTGNTLPVNIKMLVEGEEEVGSKNLLKFFETHRDRLKSDVIVVCDTENIEVGIPSITYSLRGIVAVRVDVTTAKIPVHSGMGGGTLPDAAIALNAILGRLYWDNGPLPIPGYYDEVRPLTDKERAGFNKLPADAEKVRQSIGMVPGARFSTEKGFSDYAQTWRRPAITVIAQEASSIKGASNQVLPKASAIVSCRIVPDQTPENVLKALTAFLTANPPWGCEVTVTPAGPPVKWWMTDPNGPAFEAALSAMRTGFDRDPVAIGGGGSIGFVGPLSELFGGAPALLMGIEDPASNAHAPNESLHEGDFKKLMASLVGLFANLGKLTPTTVK, encoded by the coding sequence ATGCAAGCCGCACTCGATTGGCTGAACAAAAATCACGAAGAGATCGTTCAGGGACTCGCCGAACTGGTCGCGATCCAGAGCATCAGTACCGACGGCGAACACAACCCCGAAATCGATCGCACCGCGAAACTCACCTGCGACCAGATGCGGCAGGCCGGGTTGCACAACGTCGACGTCCTCAAAGTCGGCCAGTCGCTCCCCTACGCTTACGGCGAGTGGCTCGAAGCGCCCGGCAAGCCGACGGTGTTCCTCTACGCGCACCACGACGTTCAACCGGTGAACTTCGTCGAGCAGTGGCTCAGCGATCCGTGGAAGCTCACCCGGCGCGACGGCCGGCTCTACGCCCGCGGCTCTGCTGATGACAAAGGCGCAATCTCGGCCCAACTCGCGGCGATCGCCGCGTACCGCAAAACCGGCAACACCCTCCCCGTAAACATCAAGATGCTCGTGGAGGGCGAGGAAGAGGTCGGCTCGAAGAACCTACTCAAGTTCTTTGAAACACACCGCGACCGGCTCAAATCCGATGTGATCGTCGTGTGCGACACGGAGAACATCGAGGTCGGGATTCCGAGCATCACGTACTCGCTTCGCGGGATCGTCGCTGTCCGTGTCGATGTGACCACAGCGAAGATCCCCGTTCACAGCGGGATGGGCGGCGGAACCCTGCCCGACGCGGCCATCGCGCTGAACGCCATCCTCGGGCGCCTCTACTGGGACAACGGGCCGCTCCCGATCCCGGGGTATTACGACGAGGTGCGCCCGCTCACCGACAAAGAGCGCGCCGGGTTCAACAAATTGCCCGCCGACGCCGAGAAAGTCCGTCAATCCATCGGCATGGTGCCCGGAGCGCGGTTCTCCACCGAGAAGGGCTTCAGCGACTACGCCCAGACGTGGCGCCGACCGGCCATCACGGTGATCGCGCAGGAAGCGAGTTCGATCAAGGGCGCCTCGAACCAGGTGCTGCCAAAGGCGTCGGCGATCGTGAGTTGCCGGATCGTGCCGGACCAGACGCCGGAAAACGTTCTCAAGGCGCTGACGGCGTTCCTCACCGCGAACCCGCCGTGGGGCTGCGAAGTGACCGTTACGCCGGCCGGTCCGCCGGTCAAGTGGTGGATGACCGACCCGAACGGCCCCGCGTTCGAGGCCGCATTGTCCGCGATGCGCACGGGGTTCGACCGTGACCCGGTCGCGATCGGTGGCGGCGGGAGCATCGGGTTCGTCGGCCCGCTCTCGGAACTGTTCGGCGGTGCCCCCGCGCTGCTCATGGGCATCGAAGACCCGGCGAGCAACGCCCACGCCCCCAACGAGAGCCTGCACGAAGGGGACTTCAAGAAGCTCATGGCCTCGCTCGTCGGGCTGTTCGCCAACCTGGGTAAACTCACGCCGACAACCGTGAAGTAA
- a CDS encoding GGDEF domain-containing protein yields the protein MIAELIPTENSVQTFRTPSTLPAKPVDKAACLVYIYPTGPNMGTRYALGTEPAFIGRAEDCAVRNTDASVSRYHAKIALRDDGEYAVTDLGSTNGTFLNNQQKREGVLRDGDYLRIGNCIYRFLGGGNIEAEYHEEIYRLTVLDGLTQVHNRRYLSEFLDREIARSTRHNRPLALLMLDIDHFKSINDRYGHLVGDLTLRELCTRVKAVIRQDELLARYGGEEFAVVLPEADLAKAKSVAERIREVMSRPPFSFNGVTYSVTVSVGAAVTHPAEPLLPSALIARADKNLYQAKETGRNRVVAG from the coding sequence ATGATCGCGGAACTGATCCCGACCGAGAACTCGGTCCAAACGTTTCGGACCCCGAGCACGCTCCCGGCCAAACCCGTCGATAAGGCCGCCTGCCTCGTCTACATCTACCCGACCGGCCCGAACATGGGCACCCGGTACGCGCTCGGCACCGAGCCGGCGTTCATCGGGCGCGCGGAAGACTGCGCGGTCCGGAACACGGACGCCTCTGTCTCCCGGTACCACGCGAAGATCGCCCTGCGGGACGACGGCGAGTACGCCGTAACCGACTTGGGGAGCACGAACGGCACGTTCCTGAACAACCAGCAGAAGCGCGAGGGCGTTCTACGGGATGGGGACTACCTGCGCATCGGGAACTGCATCTACCGGTTCCTCGGCGGCGGGAACATTGAAGCCGAGTACCACGAGGAAATTTACCGGCTCACCGTCCTGGACGGGCTGACACAGGTCCACAACCGCCGGTACCTGTCCGAATTCCTGGACCGCGAGATCGCCCGGAGCACGCGCCACAACCGGCCCCTCGCCCTACTGATGCTCGACATCGACCACTTCAAGTCGATCAACGACCGGTACGGACACCTCGTGGGCGACCTGACGCTGCGCGAGCTGTGTACCCGCGTGAAGGCCGTGATCCGCCAGGACGAGCTGCTCGCGCGGTACGGAGGGGAGGAATTCGCAGTGGTGCTCCCGGAGGCCGACCTCGCGAAGGCGAAGTCCGTCGCGGAGCGCATCCGGGAGGTGATGAGCCGGCCCCCGTTCTCGTTCAACGGCGTGACCTACTCGGTTACCGTCAGCGTCGGCGCGGCCGTCACTCACCCCGCCGAACCGCTGCTCCCGAGCGCCCTCATCGCCCGCGCCGACAAGAACTTGTACCAGGCGAAGGAAACCGGTCGCAACCGCGTCGTCGCGGGATAG
- a CDS encoding thioredoxin family protein has product MSEPTREAVDQMQGPVVLEFGATWCPHCQGIQSDMASQLAKHPNVQHVRVEDGKGKPLGRSFRVKLWPTLVFLNNGAVVNQLVRPASDEIAKGFAELTTGGNPSSETISTNRAE; this is encoded by the coding sequence ATGTCGGAACCCACGCGCGAAGCGGTCGACCAGATGCAGGGGCCGGTGGTGTTGGAGTTCGGGGCGACCTGGTGCCCGCACTGTCAGGGAATTCAGTCGGACATGGCCTCCCAACTCGCGAAGCACCCGAACGTGCAACACGTCCGCGTCGAGGACGGTAAGGGAAAGCCGCTCGGGCGCTCGTTCCGCGTTAAACTGTGGCCGACGCTGGTGTTCCTGAACAACGGCGCGGTCGTGAACCAACTCGTGCGCCCCGCGTCGGACGAAATCGCAAAAGGTTTCGCCGAACTCACCACCGGCGGGAACCCGTCTTCAGAAACGATTTCGACGAATCGCGCAGAATAG
- a CDS encoding sigma-70 family RNA polymerase sigma factor has protein sequence MKHPFRTFLSTRGDSRSDAELLAAARDDRGAFTELVARHGPLVWSVCRGLLSEADAEDAFQATFLALFRATVRDESALASWLHGAALRVSLALRREAGRRRVRERAVAAPEAAPEHCPDDWADTMATVHREVARLPAADRAAFVLCVLEGLTQSEAAVRLGRTPGAVAGQVARAKQRLVVRLTGRGIVPALAALGTAATVRAVPPGLVARVVDLPPNAVSPKLVNLAKGGSGMNAPSVKVIAAAVVGVAILAAGVLATTETPPAPPLAAATDTGTPAENPRPKNEPNGPQPVPAPPESGIDPTDGEPLDKPPTKRTFTGHKSSVTSLAFTSDGKTLVAAGGGEKTVRLWNMADGTSTAWPEHSGYVRATVLTRDGATAAVACADGAVYIRAFPSGKELHSFKLDGDVCGVAFSPDGKTLAAAGFGDTIPLWTVADGKPAGGLTVKGDKWGRAPGEVLFSADGRRLFATYVGVEVAGFVCVWDTEKCERVATLGAVKAGCMTLDANARRLAVGGGFEDRVEVYDVADGFKRLRQVRFDEKHCRCLALCPDGKLLATVSANQGNKSPAIVRVWDVDTGKKLRSWKAHNVWATAAAFSPDGKTLATGGDDKLIHLWDVPTAEK, from the coding sequence GTGAAGCACCCGTTCCGCACGTTTTTAAGCACACGCGGCGACAGTCGCTCCGATGCCGAGTTACTGGCGGCCGCACGCGACGACCGAGGCGCGTTCACCGAACTCGTCGCCCGGCACGGGCCGCTCGTGTGGAGCGTGTGCCGCGGATTACTCAGCGAGGCCGACGCTGAGGACGCATTTCAGGCTACTTTTCTGGCCCTATTCCGAGCAACCGTGCGCGACGAATCGGCTCTGGCCTCATGGCTCCACGGCGCGGCACTCCGGGTTTCGCTGGCGCTGCGTCGGGAAGCAGGGCGCCGGCGAGTTCGCGAGCGCGCTGTGGCCGCACCCGAAGCAGCCCCGGAACATTGCCCGGACGACTGGGCGGACACGATGGCGACCGTTCACCGGGAAGTCGCGCGTCTGCCCGCGGCGGATCGCGCCGCGTTCGTGCTGTGCGTGCTCGAAGGGCTGACGCAGAGCGAAGCGGCGGTTCGTCTGGGCCGCACGCCCGGGGCCGTCGCCGGTCAGGTCGCACGTGCGAAACAGCGCCTCGTTGTGCGGCTCACCGGACGTGGCATCGTTCCCGCGCTGGCGGCACTTGGAACGGCCGCGACCGTGAGGGCCGTTCCACCGGGACTGGTGGCCCGCGTGGTTGATCTTCCCCCAAACGCCGTTTCACCAAAGTTAGTGAACCTCGCAAAAGGGGGATCGGGAATGAATGCGCCGAGTGTGAAAGTGATCGCCGCGGCCGTTGTTGGGGTCGCGATTCTGGCAGCCGGAGTGCTGGCCACAACGGAAACGCCCCCTGCCCCACCACTAGCGGCAGCAACCGACACCGGAACGCCCGCCGAGAACCCGCGGCCGAAAAACGAGCCAAACGGACCGCAACCCGTCCCAGCGCCACCCGAATCGGGCATCGATCCCACCGACGGCGAACCGCTCGACAAACCACCGACCAAACGAACCTTTACCGGGCACAAGAGTTCCGTCACGTCCCTGGCTTTCACCTCCGACGGCAAAACGCTCGTCGCTGCTGGCGGGGGCGAAAAGACGGTGCGCCTCTGGAATATGGCGGACGGAACGAGTACAGCGTGGCCCGAGCACTCAGGGTACGTCCGCGCCACGGTCCTCACGCGGGACGGCGCAACGGCCGCGGTCGCGTGTGCGGACGGTGCTGTATACATCCGCGCGTTCCCGTCCGGCAAGGAACTGCACTCGTTCAAGCTGGACGGCGACGTGTGTGGCGTGGCGTTCAGCCCCGACGGGAAGACGCTCGCGGCAGCCGGGTTCGGGGACACGATTCCGCTCTGGACGGTCGCGGACGGCAAGCCCGCTGGCGGACTCACGGTGAAAGGGGATAAGTGGGGCCGGGCACCGGGCGAGGTGTTGTTCAGCGCGGACGGGCGAAGGCTGTTCGCTACCTACGTCGGAGTGGAAGTTGCCGGGTTCGTCTGTGTGTGGGACACCGAGAAGTGCGAGCGCGTGGCGACGCTCGGCGCGGTGAAGGCGGGGTGCATGACCCTCGACGCAAACGCCCGGCGCCTAGCGGTCGGCGGCGGGTTCGAGGATCGAGTCGAAGTGTACGACGTCGCGGATGGGTTCAAGCGGCTCCGGCAGGTACGGTTCGACGAGAAGCACTGCCGGTGCCTCGCTCTCTGCCCGGACGGAAAGTTACTGGCCACAGTCAGTGCCAACCAGGGGAACAAAAGCCCCGCGATCGTCCGCGTGTGGGACGTAGACACCGGGAAGAAGCTCCGATCGTGGAAGGCGCACAACGTCTGGGCCACTGCCGCCGCGTTTAGTCCCGATGGGAAAACACTCGCGACGGGCGGCGACGATAAGCTCATCCACCTTTGGGACGTACCCACCGCCGAGAAGTAA
- a CDS encoding metallophosphoesterase family protein, translating into MGRTIAIGDIHGCANALTALLDAVAPERDDTVVTLGDYTDRGPDSRRVIDRLIALAGQCNLIPLLGNHEEALLDALRDTSSLRRWLTLGGADTLRSYGWISGGPRRALTDWIPELHRTFLSGCHDYYETPTHLFVHAGYVPDLAMAEQSGLALRWRVTDAATAESHYSGKVAVVGHTPQRSGEVLDLGFLVCIDTNCVRGGWLTALDVATNQVWQVDRDGKLRTKGVGGPPSV; encoded by the coding sequence GTGGGCCGCACCATCGCAATTGGCGACATACACGGCTGCGCGAACGCCCTGACAGCTCTGCTCGATGCTGTTGCCCCCGAGCGAGACGACACAGTCGTTACGCTGGGCGACTACACCGATCGCGGGCCGGACAGTCGTCGAGTGATCGACCGACTGATCGCCCTTGCCGGTCAGTGCAATCTGATCCCACTTTTGGGGAATCACGAAGAGGCGCTGCTCGACGCCCTGCGTGACACGAGCAGCCTTCGGCGATGGCTCACCCTGGGCGGCGCGGACACACTTCGCTCCTACGGTTGGATTTCGGGCGGACCGCGTCGGGCTTTGACAGACTGGATTCCCGAACTGCACCGGACGTTCCTCAGTGGCTGCCACGACTACTACGAAACACCCACGCACCTGTTCGTCCACGCCGGGTACGTGCCCGATTTGGCGATGGCCGAGCAATCGGGGCTGGCGCTGCGGTGGCGGGTAACCGATGCAGCCACCGCAGAGTCGCACTACTCCGGTAAAGTGGCGGTAGTGGGTCACACGCCGCAGCGATCTGGCGAGGTCCTGGACCTCGGCTTCCTGGTCTGCATCGACACCAACTGTGTTCGTGGTGGCTGGTTGACGGCGCTGGACGTGGCTACCAATCAGGTCTGGCAGGTCGATCGTGACGGAAAGCTCCGAACGAAAGGCGTGGGCGGCCCCCCGTCCGTGTGA
- a CDS encoding serine/threonine-protein kinase: MSACDFPPTAQLHLLPPASDTPAPDPQLSADPADIGTIRNWTGEAGLPPEASLEPVALIDHLRASDPATAERLRAAIDRFPRVNSHFAGFDLAAVLGRGTFGRVYLARQGELADRFVALKVSADLAGESQTLARLQHTNIVPIYSAHREGPFQAVCMPFFGVATLAHLLHRFRGNTAVPATGRQLLDTLKGLSEETDIPALGSRAPGTGAGTGPKSLGSVAVAVDEAEAHLRAVRGPVRAGGPQEVLREITYPDAVCWIGARLADGLEHAHAHGILHNDLKPANVLLTDDGQPMLLDFGVSEDLKVRAVAPGAHIGGTLPYMAPEHLRSVRDRVPTTDGRSDVYALGIILFELLTGEHPFRVPVGKLEDEIPLMLTERSARPPRLRAKNSQVARGLEAIVRKCLEPDAAHRYQSAADLRDDLDRHRADLPLRFARVPVRERVRKWARRHPRLTSNMSLITVAVVSLALCVGGLATARTRAERSDAAVTARQFDDDLKSAHYLLSTRAPEPATVERGIAKCTEALARYGLPDDVRWEQRSEFRALPADEQQRVRSKIAEVCLLLARGQSLRSNSGAGTNEPLGAALRANELAETVTGTATKALWEQRAELMRRLGRSEGATQSAEKAKDAPLATAGDYYLSGTEAMTNGKHRDALPLLRKAVELDPGDFSIHMSLGRCYENLGRYSDASACYTTAIALRPDHSGGYYARALVALRTHDPARAKDDLDKVAELLPDTADVYLNRALANQELKNYPAGLRDLEHATELGAPQVRALCMRAQIKHISGDPTGAAKDLAEAMKLNAEDDVGLVARGIVRLNTDLAGAISDFDAALVANPRSIPAQQNKAHAQGKMGKDREAIRTLDRLLEMYPDYVPARSGRGVLHARLGNAKEAIADATDVLKREPSPVNAYQAACVYALLDKVQPGARTEAIRLLTAALRRGFGHEHVDTDKDLNPIRDTPEFKRIVESARTLRTDVGRQ, from the coding sequence ATGAGCGCCTGTGATTTCCCGCCCACGGCCCAGCTCCACTTACTTCCGCCCGCGTCTGATACTCCCGCACCCGACCCTCAACTTTCCGCAGACCCCGCGGACATTGGCACCATTCGCAACTGGACCGGCGAGGCCGGTTTGCCACCGGAAGCGAGTCTCGAACCGGTCGCTCTGATCGACCACTTGCGAGCGTCCGACCCGGCGACCGCCGAACGGTTGCGCGCGGCAATCGACCGGTTCCCGCGAGTGAACAGCCACTTCGCCGGGTTCGATTTGGCCGCGGTGCTCGGGCGCGGGACGTTCGGCCGCGTGTACCTCGCGCGCCAGGGTGAACTCGCCGACCGCTTCGTCGCGCTCAAAGTTTCGGCCGACCTCGCGGGCGAATCGCAGACCCTCGCGCGGCTCCAGCACACGAACATCGTCCCCATTTACTCGGCGCACCGCGAGGGACCGTTTCAGGCGGTGTGCATGCCGTTCTTCGGCGTCGCCACGCTCGCGCACTTGCTCCACCGGTTCCGTGGCAACACGGCCGTCCCCGCGACTGGTCGGCAGTTACTCGACACCCTCAAGGGACTGAGCGAGGAGACGGACATCCCGGCCCTCGGGTCGCGCGCGCCGGGAACGGGCGCCGGGACCGGTCCCAAGTCGCTCGGGTCGGTGGCGGTCGCGGTGGACGAGGCGGAGGCGCACCTGCGTGCGGTCCGCGGACCGGTCCGCGCGGGCGGGCCGCAAGAGGTGCTGCGCGAGATCACGTACCCCGACGCGGTGTGCTGGATCGGTGCGCGGCTCGCGGACGGGCTGGAACACGCGCACGCGCACGGCATCCTGCACAACGACCTGAAGCCGGCCAACGTGTTGCTCACCGACGACGGCCAGCCGATGCTCCTCGACTTCGGCGTGTCCGAGGATCTGAAGGTGCGCGCGGTGGCCCCCGGCGCGCACATCGGCGGCACGCTGCCCTACATGGCCCCCGAGCACCTGCGCTCGGTGCGCGACCGCGTCCCCACGACCGACGGGCGCAGCGATGTCTACGCGCTCGGCATCATCCTGTTCGAGCTGCTCACCGGGGAGCACCCGTTCCGGGTGCCCGTGGGCAAGCTGGAAGACGAGATCCCGCTCATGCTGACGGAGCGCTCCGCCCGCCCGCCGCGGCTGCGCGCGAAAAATTCCCAGGTGGCACGCGGGCTGGAAGCGATCGTCCGCAAGTGCCTGGAACCGGACGCAGCACACCGGTACCAGTCCGCGGCCGACTTGCGCGACGACCTCGACCGGCACCGCGCGGATTTGCCGCTCCGGTTCGCGCGCGTCCCGGTCCGCGAGCGCGTGCGGAAGTGGGCGCGCCGGCACCCGCGGTTGACGTCCAATATGAGCCTCATAACTGTGGCTGTCGTGTCACTTGCGCTGTGTGTCGGCGGATTGGCCACGGCGCGCACCCGGGCGGAACGGTCCGACGCGGCCGTCACCGCACGGCAATTCGACGACGATTTGAAGTCCGCGCACTACCTGCTCAGCACGCGCGCGCCCGAACCGGCCACGGTGGAGCGAGGAATCGCCAAGTGTACGGAGGCCCTCGCGCGGTACGGGTTGCCGGACGACGTCCGGTGGGAACAGCGGTCCGAGTTCCGCGCGCTGCCCGCAGATGAGCAACAGCGGGTGCGGTCCAAGATCGCCGAAGTCTGTCTGCTCCTCGCCCGCGGACAATCGCTTCGCTCGAACTCCGGAGCCGGCACGAACGAACCGCTCGGCGCGGCCCTTCGCGCGAACGAACTGGCCGAAACCGTAACCGGAACCGCGACCAAGGCGCTGTGGGAACAGCGGGCCGAACTGATGCGCCGACTCGGTCGCTCCGAGGGCGCAACGCAGTCGGCCGAGAAAGCCAAGGACGCGCCACTCGCGACCGCCGGTGACTACTATCTGTCCGGCACCGAGGCGATGACCAACGGCAAGCACCGGGACGCGCTCCCGCTGCTGCGGAAGGCTGTCGAACTCGATCCGGGCGACTTCTCCATCCATATGAGTCTCGGGCGCTGCTACGAGAACCTGGGCCGGTATTCGGATGCGTCCGCGTGCTACACCACCGCGATCGCACTGCGCCCGGATCATTCGGGCGGGTACTACGCCCGCGCGCTGGTGGCGCTGCGGACCCACGACCCGGCCCGCGCGAAAGACGATCTCGATAAAGTCGCCGAACTGCTCCCCGATACTGCCGACGTCTATTTGAATCGCGCGCTGGCGAACCAGGAGTTGAAGAACTACCCGGCCGGTCTGCGTGATCTGGAGCACGCGACCGAACTGGGCGCGCCGCAAGTCCGGGCGCTGTGTATGCGAGCACAAATCAAACACATATCCGGCGACCCGACCGGCGCGGCCAAGGATCTGGCCGAGGCGATGAAGTTGAACGCGGAGGACGACGTGGGCCTCGTGGCGCGCGGAATCGTGCGCCTCAACACCGACCTTGCCGGGGCTATTAGCGATTTCGACGCGGCCCTCGTCGCGAACCCGCGCTCGATCCCCGCGCAGCAGAACAAAGCCCACGCGCAGGGCAAAATGGGGAAGGACCGCGAGGCCATTCGCACGTTGGACCGGCTCCTGGAGATGTACCCGGACTACGTCCCGGCCCGATCCGGGCGCGGCGTGCTTCACGCCCGATTGGGGAACGCGAAAGAGGCCATCGCGGACGCGACCGACGTCCTCAAGCGCGAACCGTCTCCTGTAAATGCGTACCAGGCTGCGTGCGTGTATGCCTTGCTGGACAAGGTCCAACCTGGAGCGCGAACCGAAGCGATCCGGCTGCTGACGGCGGCCCTCCGAAGGGGCTTCGGCCACGAGCACGTGGACACGGACAAAGACCTGAACCCCATCCGCGACACCCCCGAGTTCAAGCGCATCGTCGAGAGCGCCCGCACACTTCGCACCGACGTCGGCCGGCAGTAA
- a CDS encoding matrixin family metalloprotease, translating into MSQSLSPKRLSVEHLEDRLTPTFGTPWFDGSSLTLSFVPDGTDVSGQQSNLFALMNATASQPQWQREILRAYQTWAVEANLNIGLVADGGQAMGTAGAPQEDIRFGDIRIGARALSAPGSANSTMANAVGFDYDSRTWAGDFIFNSLYQFGIGSSYQGDLFSVALHEAAHSFGLADQNTDATSVLFNSYQGLWSGLSLNDVASIRGLYGARQNDQFEGLLGNDTLATAYNLGNTTAVSADVTRLGDADVYKFTTPASGATGLTINLQAAGISLLTGKVTVYDAQGNVVASASTSDVLNNNLSITLANYRAGTTYYVKVQGSGSDVFSIGSYVLRLNYSGGSTTTGTSVTNSYYTNFEFPFSNNDTLATANTLSAVRSTKSNTFALQGFITSATDVDWYKITPTLATGFTGTLFIGTMTATNGLLPSVTVYNASGQLLPTVVTMNEGGSYAIQLANATTGTTYYIRVGASTAAGSSSFGMYTLGATLAPVAPTTYTQVTSDTLTQPEAVQYTTIDVAGDRLTQFALTATGGSSTSATAVRMTIFDATGHAVFTTVARAGLPLTTGAVWLVSGSYTVVFNAATLDGSSIQSLGLVLSARTLSDPLDPIVENPTVPPPPPLSPITAPTPAPTPPPTVPVIGPVTNPFTPTPTYPTSG; encoded by the coding sequence ATGAGTCAGTCGCTATCGCCCAAGCGTCTGTCGGTCGAGCACCTTGAAGACCGCTTGACCCCGACTTTCGGTACCCCCTGGTTCGACGGATCGAGTCTGACCCTCAGTTTCGTGCCCGACGGCACCGACGTCTCCGGTCAACAGAGCAACCTGTTTGCCCTGATGAACGCGACCGCGTCGCAACCCCAGTGGCAGCGCGAGATCCTCCGCGCGTACCAGACCTGGGCCGTGGAAGCGAACCTCAATATCGGGCTCGTCGCCGACGGTGGACAGGCGATGGGGACCGCCGGCGCGCCGCAAGAAGACATCCGGTTCGGCGACATCCGGATCGGGGCGCGGGCGCTCTCGGCGCCGGGCAGCGCGAACTCCACGATGGCGAACGCGGTCGGGTTCGATTACGACAGCCGCACGTGGGCCGGCGACTTCATCTTCAACAGCCTGTACCAGTTCGGGATCGGCTCCTCGTACCAGGGCGACCTGTTCTCCGTCGCGCTGCACGAGGCCGCCCACTCGTTCGGGCTGGCCGACCAGAACACCGACGCAACGTCGGTCCTTTTCAACTCGTATCAGGGGCTCTGGTCCGGGCTGTCGCTCAACGACGTCGCGTCCATCCGCGGCCTGTACGGTGCCCGGCAAAACGACCAGTTCGAGGGGCTCCTCGGCAACGACACGCTCGCGACCGCGTACAACCTGGGGAACACCACGGCGGTTTCGGCGGACGTCACCCGGCTCGGCGACGCGGACGTCTATAAGTTTACAACCCCGGCCTCGGGGGCGACCGGCCTGACGATCAACCTCCAGGCCGCGGGCATCAGCCTGTTGACCGGCAAGGTCACCGTGTACGACGCCCAGGGGAACGTGGTCGCCAGCGCGTCCACCTCGGACGTGCTGAACAACAATCTGTCGATCACCCTCGCGAACTACCGCGCGGGGACCACCTACTACGTCAAGGTGCAAGGGTCCGGCTCGGACGTGTTCTCGATCGGGTCTTACGTGCTCCGACTGAACTACTCGGGCGGCAGCACGACCACGGGCACGAGCGTTACGAACTCGTACTACACCAACTTCGAGTTCCCGTTCAGCAACAACGACACGCTCGCCACGGCCAACACGCTCAGCGCGGTGCGCTCGACGAAATCGAACACTTTCGCCCTCCAGGGGTTCATCACCAGCGCGACGGACGTGGACTGGTACAAGATCACCCCGACCCTCGCGACCGGGTTCACCGGCACCCTGTTCATCGGCACGATGACGGCCACCAACGGGCTGCTCCCGTCGGTCACAGTGTATAACGCGAGCGGCCAGTTGCTCCCGACCGTCGTCACCATGAACGAGGGCGGGTCATACGCGATCCAGCTCGCGAACGCGACGACCGGCACGACGTACTACATCCGCGTGGGCGCGTCGACCGCGGCCGGCAGTTCGTCGTTCGGCATGTACACGCTGGGCGCCACGCTCGCTCCCGTCGCCCCCACCACCTACACCCAGGTCACCTCGGACACGCTCACACAGCCGGAAGCCGTCCAGTACACCACGATCGACGTGGCCGGGGACCGGCTCACGCAGTTCGCCCTGACCGCGACCGGCGGCTCCTCGACGTCCGCGACCGCGGTGCGCATGACGATCTTCGATGCGACCGGCCACGCGGTGTTTACCACCGTGGCTCGCGCCGGCCTGCCGCTCACGACCGGGGCCGTGTGGCTCGTGTCCGGTTCGTACACGGTTGTATTCAACGCGGCCACGCTGGACGGCTCCTCGATCCAGTCGCTCGGGCTGGTGCTGTCGGCCCGGACCCTGAGCGACCCGCTCGACCCGATCGTCGAGAACCCGACCGTTCCGCCGCCCCCGCCGCTCTCCCCGATCACCGCGCCCACCCCGGCCCCGACACCCCCGCCCACGGTACCGGTCATCGGCCCGGTCACCAACCCGTTCACACCGACGCCCACGTACCCAACCTCCGGGTGA
- a CDS encoding YybH family protein has product MSMTPPALAAELAFRAKFLRIACLVNIVLFVLLVGGGTVLVTAVARATGASTAAGDEKEIRAVLEAQATAWNKGDLDGFMGGYWNDDQLTFISGGDITSGWKKTKERFEKRYKADGKEMGKLAFSELHVETFSPNAAMLRGKFELTFEKEKDDAKKTARGRFTLILRKTPDGWKVVHDHTSAEEKK; this is encoded by the coding sequence ATGTCTATGACCCCGCCCGCACTGGCCGCCGAACTCGCGTTCCGGGCGAAGTTCCTTCGCATCGCGTGCCTGGTCAACATTGTGTTGTTTGTGCTGCTCGTCGGTGGCGGAACCGTGCTCGTAACCGCAGTAGCGCGGGCGACCGGGGCCAGCACCGCGGCGGGCGACGAGAAGGAGATCCGTGCGGTGCTCGAAGCGCAGGCGACCGCGTGGAACAAGGGTGATCTCGACGGGTTCATGGGCGGCTACTGGAACGACGACCAACTCACGTTCATCTCCGGTGGCGACATTACCAGCGGGTGGAAGAAAACGAAGGAGCGGTTTGAAAAGCGCTACAAGGCCGACGGCAAGGAAATGGGCAAGCTCGCCTTCAGTGAGTTGCACGTCGAGACGTTCAGCCCGAACGCCGCGATGTTGCGCGGGAAGTTCGAGCTGACGTTCGAGAAAGAGAAGGACGACGCGAAGAAGACCGCACGCGGGCGCTTCACGCTGATCCTGCGCAAGACCCCGGACGGCTGGAAGGTCGTTCACGATCACACTTCGGCCGAAGAAAAGAAGTGA